In Candidatus Nezhaarchaeota archaeon, the following proteins share a genomic window:
- a CDS encoding ZIP family metal transporter has product MSTELFFAGLAASLVAGLATGAGALPVVLVRKVSDDVLDALLGFAAGVMLAATSFSLLTPAIELGGSVTSTIGLVAGALALHFVDRIIPHLHPVAGAEGPSSRLPRPWLMAMAMSIHNFPEGLAVGVGFGTGSAAAGLTIATAIALQNMPEGLAVALPLVRERYSVLKAISYAAITGLIEPLGGLLGLALTYASRSFLPWGLAFAAGAMLFVVVDEMVPESHKKGFGREATFGLVVGFVAMMTLDSIIQAG; this is encoded by the coding sequence ATGTCGACGGAGCTGTTCTTCGCCGGGCTCGCAGCTAGCCTCGTGGCTGGCTTAGCTACTGGCGCTGGCGCCTTACCCGTAGTGTTAGTGAGAAAGGTCTCAGACGATGTGCTCGACGCCCTACTGGGGTTTGCCGCTGGGGTTATGCTGGCTGCGACGTCCTTCAGCCTCCTCACGCCGGCGATAGAGCTAGGGGGCTCAGTAACGTCGACCATAGGCCTCGTGGCCGGCGCGCTCGCGCTTCACTTCGTAGACCGCATTATTCCTCATCTACACCCAGTAGCAGGGGCTGAGGGGCCCTCGTCAAGGCTGCCGCGCCCCTGGCTGATGGCTATGGCCATGTCGATCCACAACTTCCCAGAAGGCCTAGCCGTCGGCGTAGGCTTCGGCACTGGTAGTGCTGCAGCTGGGCTAACTATCGCTACGGCCATAGCGCTACAGAACATGCCCGAGGGCCTAGCTGTCGCACTGCCCCTAGTAAGAGAGAGGTATAGCGTCCTTAAAGCTATTAGCTACGCGGCCATAACTGGGCTTATCGAGCCGCTGGGGGGACTACTAGGGCTAGCGTTAACCTACGCTTCGCGCTCCTTCCTACCGTGGGGGTTGGCGTTCGCCGCCGGAGCTATGCTGTTCGTCGTCGTCGACGAGATGGTCCCTGAGAGCCACAAGAAGGGGTTCGGCCGAGAGGCGACCTTTGGGCTGGTGGTTGGCTTCGTCGCGATGATGACCCTAGACTCCATAATTCAAGCGGGCTAG